The Phosphitispora fastidiosa sequence AGATTTAACACAACTGTGGCGGCCCTGATAGCAGCGAATCCGGGTGTTGACCCCAATGCCCTGGTAATCGGCCAGCGCATCTGTGTGCCTCAAGTTGCTCCTCCGCCTGTATGCCCTCCAGGAACAGTACCATACATTATCCAGGCTGGAGATACTTACTATTCCATAGCCATAAGATTTAACACTACCGTTGCAGCCCTGATTGCTGTCAACCCGGGTGTTGACCCGAATAACCTGTTTATCGGACAGCGCATCTGTGTACCACAGGCTATACCCCCCATTGGCTGTCCTCCCGGGACCATGCCTTATATCATCCGGGCCGGAGATACATTTTATGCTATTGCCGCAAGGTTTAATACCACTGTGGCGGCCCTGATAGCAGCGAACCCCGGTGTTAATCCTAATGCTCTGGTGATAGGACAGCGTATCTGTATACCG is a genomic window containing:
- a CDS encoding LysM peptidoglycan-binding domain-containing protein, translated to RFNTTVAALIAANPGVDPNALVIGQRICVPQVAPPPVCPPGTVPYIIQAGDTYYSIAIRFNTTVAALIAVNPGVDPNNLFIGQRICVPQAIPPIGCPPGTMPYIIRAGDTFYAIAARFNTTVAALIAANPGVNPNALVIGQRICIPR